Proteins encoded within one genomic window of Armatimonadota bacterium:
- a CDS encoding class I SAM-dependent methyltransferase yields MLYKVPDRFSPGGAEFSLVKCKECGLVYVNPRPTADVIGKYYPDEYYGLEVLHEGGLQQSLKYLERRRLSDIEKFVPRGCILDMGCGAGQFLAEAKAKGWTTLGIEISALAAEHACRQYGLEVIQKDLLSADLPGEHFDVITMWGVLEHLYSPTKALKEIYRMLKPGGLFVALVPNINSTQARIFGPRWQLLDVPRHLYHFSESTLKRMAREAGFAPAWTRYFAREQDVSQFLQTMKVILQPEGKKKWTLRRILMAVARRSALVIAKLMALRRSSATIEAYFIKPKHIS; encoded by the coding sequence TTGCTGTACAAGGTCCCTGATAGATTTAGCCCGGGTGGAGCTGAATTTTCGCTAGTCAAGTGCAAGGAATGCGGTTTAGTATATGTGAACCCAAGACCAACAGCCGATGTGATAGGAAAGTACTATCCTGATGAATATTATGGTTTAGAAGTCCTTCATGAGGGTGGGCTTCAGCAGTCGCTGAAATACTTAGAAAGGAGACGCCTCAGCGATATAGAAAAATTTGTGCCTCGCGGCTGTATTCTTGATATGGGGTGCGGCGCTGGCCAATTTCTGGCAGAAGCAAAAGCAAAAGGTTGGACTACACTTGGAATTGAAATTTCCGCTTTAGCGGCGGAGCATGCCTGCAGGCAATATGGATTGGAAGTAATTCAAAAAGACCTCTTATCTGCCGATCTTCCAGGTGAGCATTTTGATGTGATAACAATGTGGGGTGTGCTTGAGCATCTTTATTCACCAACAAAAGCACTTAAGGAGATATATCGCATGCTAAAACCTGGAGGGCTTTTCGTAGCTCTAGTGCCAAACATAAATAGCACGCAAGCGCGAATCTTTGGTCCACGGTGGCAGCTACTTGATGTCCCGCGCCATCTTTATCACTTTTCGGAATCAACATTAAAGCGCATGGCACGAGAAGCTGGTTTTGCGCCGGCATGGACGCGATACTTTGCCAGGGAACAGGATGTTTCTCAATTTCTGCAAACTATGAAGGTAATATTGCAACCTGAAGGGAAGAAAAAGTGGACCCTGAGAAGGATCTTAATGGCGGTTGCAAGGCGTTCTGCATTAGTGATTGCAAAGCTAATGGCCCTGCGGCGAAGTAGCGCCACAATTGAGGCTTACTTTATAAAACCTAAACATATTAGCTAG
- a CDS encoding flippase → MSNDARSAVKNSFASITAQLANLLVGLASSVYVARMLGKEQFGIYNWALGLCGLVVAVANVGVDNVISRETAKEKTRASEYLISGFLIKIFTSTIAYLGIVLYLKLRNYSGLQLAVGYLLCTTVITESFNASCRAVLIGIERQDASAVISVVTNLIRVGLVILLVTLKYDILAVAWVTVGILILALILHLWVISRLAGGTWKPNLTTTSYLLATGSTFLITSLFASLFDRADYVILEYYKDVGTVGIYGAAWRMVEIVTMIAYNASIALFPILSRRFQTSKEEHAKALEKATKYMTVFGFPFTIGILLLSNPLMVGLYGEKFAESGTALAILMWSRVFAFPILPGQQSVAARNAQLKLFPPVVVRAILAVGLAVYLIPKYGYKGAAVSKVVAENVHYLLCYLIAFSGPERFNPIKLFGKPALATAVMALAIIFLRRFGIFVATGGAIVVYIGAIQLFRVLDSEDIKILRKVAMSFIRPGLSIKGD, encoded by the coding sequence GTGAGTAACGACGCAAGAAGTGCAGTCAAGAACTCCTTTGCAAGTATAACGGCTCAGTTAGCTAATTTGCTGGTAGGCCTTGCCTCAAGCGTATATGTAGCGCGAATGCTTGGCAAGGAGCAGTTCGGCATATACAATTGGGCACTTGGGCTCTGCGGCCTTGTTGTTGCAGTTGCAAATGTTGGCGTTGACAATGTCATCTCGCGAGAAACAGCCAAAGAAAAGACAAGAGCTTCAGAGTACTTAATAAGCGGTTTCCTTATTAAAATATTTACTTCCACCATTGCCTACCTGGGCATTGTTTTGTATCTTAAGCTTAGGAATTATTCTGGACTTCAGCTTGCTGTTGGATACTTGCTGTGCACAACGGTAATCACGGAGAGTTTTAATGCAAGCTGTCGGGCGGTTCTTATTGGAATCGAGCGGCAAGATGCTTCGGCAGTTATTTCTGTTGTGACGAACCTCATAAGAGTTGGCTTAGTTATTCTTCTAGTCACCCTAAAATATGACATTCTAGCTGTAGCATGGGTAACAGTAGGAATTTTGATTCTTGCGCTCATACTGCATCTTTGGGTTATATCAAGGCTTGCAGGCGGCACGTGGAAGCCGAATCTTACCACTACTAGCTATTTATTGGCGACTGGTTCAACCTTTCTTATAACAAGCTTATTTGCTAGCTTGTTTGATAGGGCAGATTACGTAATATTAGAGTACTATAAAGATGTAGGAACCGTTGGAATATACGGCGCGGCCTGGCGAATGGTTGAAATTGTCACAATGATTGCATATAACGCCAGCATTGCGTTGTTTCCAATTTTATCTAGAAGGTTTCAAACCTCAAAAGAGGAACACGCCAAGGCGCTGGAAAAAGCCACAAAGTACATGACGGTTTTCGGGTTTCCGTTTACTATTGGCATTCTACTTTTGAGTAATCCTCTTATGGTAGGTCTTTATGGTGAAAAGTTCGCCGAATCAGGTACGGCACTTGCAATTCTCATGTGGAGCAGAGTTTTCGCGTTCCCGATTCTTCCAGGTCAGCAATCGGTAGCGGCTCGTAACGCTCAGCTTAAGTTATTCCCGCCTGTTGTAGTGCGAGCAATTTTAGCAGTTGGACTGGCTGTCTATCTAATCCCCAAATATGGTTATAAAGGTGCGGCTGTATCAAAGGTAGTTGCAGAAAATGTACATTACTTATTGTGCTATTTAATTGCTTTTAGCGGTCCTGAACGCTTCAACCCGATAAAGCTGTTTGGCAAGCCAGCACTTGCAACAGCTGTGATGGCTTTGGCAATCATTTTCCTGCGAAGGTTTGGAATATTCGTGGCTACCGGTGGCGCAATCGTAGTCTATATTGGTGCTATTCAGCTTTTTAGGGTTCTAGATAGCGAGGACATTAAAATACTGCGTAAAGTTGCTATGAGTTTTATCCGCCCTGGTTTAAGTATTAAAGGAGATTGA
- a CDS encoding glycosyltransferase family 4 protein, with the protein MELLASSQKNRSPMKVALIMGALCHARISHLYEGFDPRYEIIAVGSKKCDIGESDIKQEHRRILTLRDILRHVPKLRHRIPWETQQYFFGFEKAMSDIGILYPAGSAMKFAYQCIQMKRKTGVKVVVSDFENVPLRFFHHSETRRAERLAVLHEADAIVAVLHQVKTCLLMEGIPEEKIHVIYHGVNTEKFHPAPKSKDMLGILGLSERDIAVLFIGHFGWQKGALTYLYAAKLLEMDSEVRDFPVKFIVVARGGKDFTKRAEYLGIADRVVIHERIPFEKMPQLYRCADIVVVPSIPIFQAYEQTSNVTHEAAACGRALVLSYTGGLPELMGDDALYFAPADYQGLYKNLKELILDEKKREEYGRRARCRATEVLDSAIMREKTARLFDQVLG; encoded by the coding sequence ATGGAATTGTTAGCTTCTTCACAAAAGAATCGCTCACCTATGAAAGTTGCTTTGATAATGGGCGCACTATGCCATGCCAGAATTTCCCACTTATATGAGGGGTTTGATCCTCGTTATGAAATAATTGCAGTTGGTTCAAAGAAGTGTGATATAGGAGAAAGCGACATTAAGCAAGAGCACAGAAGGATATTGACGCTGAGAGATATCCTTCGCCATGTGCCAAAACTGCGGCACAGGATTCCATGGGAAACCCAGCAGTATTTTTTCGGCTTTGAAAAAGCAATGTCAGACATTGGGATTCTTTATCCTGCAGGATCAGCTATGAAGTTTGCATATCAGTGCATTCAAATGAAGCGTAAAACTGGAGTTAAAGTGGTAGTTTCCGACTTTGAAAACGTGCCGCTTAGGTTTTTTCACCACAGCGAAACACGCAGAGCAGAGCGGCTTGCAGTCCTGCATGAAGCAGATGCAATAGTTGCGGTTTTGCATCAAGTTAAGACTTGTCTTCTAATGGAAGGAATACCAGAAGAAAAGATTCATGTTATTTATCATGGTGTAAATACTGAGAAGTTTCATCCTGCTCCAAAGAGCAAAGATATGCTGGGAATACTCGGCTTGTCAGAAAGAGACATTGCGGTGCTTTTCATCGGCCATTTTGGTTGGCAAAAGGGAGCTTTAACCTATCTATATGCCGCCAAGCTTTTAGAAATGGATTCAGAAGTTCGCGATTTCCCTGTAAAGTTCATTGTAGTAGCTCGTGGAGGAAAGGACTTCACAAAGCGAGCTGAATACCTGGGAATTGCCGACAGAGTAGTGATTCACGAACGTATTCCTTTTGAAAAAATGCCTCAGTTATATCGATGTGCTGATATCGTGGTAGTCCCGAGTATTCCAATATTTCAAGCGTATGAACAAACATCAAACGTAACACATGAAGCCGCTGCATGTGGTAGGGCTCTAGTGCTTTCATACACAGGAGGCCTTCCAGAGTTAATGGGGGATGATGCATTGTACTTTGCTCCGGCAGACTATCAAGGGCTATACAAAAACCTAAAAGAACTCATACTTGACGAGAAAAAACGCGAAGAATATGGCAGACGTGCTAGATGTCGAGCAACCGAAGTGCTCGACAGCGCAATAATGCGTGAGAAGACAGCTAGGCTATTCGATCAAGTACTTGGTTAA